A genomic stretch from Cervus canadensis isolate Bull #8, Minnesota chromosome 27, ASM1932006v1, whole genome shotgun sequence includes:
- the LOC122428818 gene encoding tRNA selenocysteine 1-associated protein 1-like yields the protein MAASLWMGDLEPYVDENFISRAFATVGETVMSVKIIRNRLTGIPAGYCFVEFADLATAEKCLHKINGKPLPGATPAKRFKLNYATYGKQPDNSPEYSLFVGDLTPDVDDGMLYEFFVKVYPSCRGGKVVLDQTGVSKGYGFVKFTDELEQKRALTECQGAIGLGSKPVRLSVAIPKASRVKPVEYSQMYSYSYNQY from the coding sequence ATGGCGGCCAGCCTGTGGATGGGCGACCTGGAGCCCTACGTGGATGAGAACTTCATCTCCAGAGCCTTTGCTACCGTGGGGGAGACAGTGATGAGCGTCAAAATTATCCGAAATCGCCTCACTGGGATCCCGGCTGGCTACTGCTTTGTAGAATTTGCAGATTTGGCCACAGCTGAGAAGTGTTTGCATAAAATCAACGGGAAGCCCCTTCCAGGAGCCACACCTGCAAAGCGTTTTAAACTGAATTACGCCACTTACGGGAAACAGCCAGATAACAGCCCTGAATACTCCCTCTTTGTGGGGGATCTGACCCCAGATGTGGATGATGGCATGCTGTATGAGTTCTTCGTCAAAGTCTACCCCTCCTGTCGGGGAGGCAAGGTGGTTTTGGACCAGACAGGCGTGTCTAAGGGTTATGGTTTTGTGAAATTCACAGATGAGCTGGAACAGAAGCGAGCCCTGACAGAGTGCCAGGGAGCCATAGGACTGGGGTCTAAACCAGTGCGGCTGAGCGTGGCCATCCCCAAAGCGAGCCGTGTGAAGCCAGTGGAATACAGTCAAATGTACAGTTATAGCTACAACCAGTATTAG